One part of the Vicia villosa cultivar HV-30 ecotype Madison, WI linkage group LG6, Vvil1.0, whole genome shotgun sequence genome encodes these proteins:
- the LOC131612548 gene encoding ras-related protein RABC2a-like — protein MSSSSGQTTTGHDLSFKILLIGDSGVGKSCLLVTFISSSSVEDLSPTIGVDFKIKTLTVGGKRLKLTIWDTAGQERFRTLTSSYYRGAQGIILVYDVTRRETFTNLSEVWSKELELYSTNQECVKMLVGNKVDRDSERAVSREEGLALAKELGCLLLECSAKTRENVEKCFEELALKIMEAPSLLEEGSTAIKRNVLKQKQEPQAPQSGSCCS, from the exons ATGAGTTCATCCTCAGGTCAGACTACTACTGGCCATGATCTCTCTTTCAAGATCTTACTAATCGGTGATTCTGGTGTTGGAAAAAGTTGCTTGCTCGTTACCTTCATTTCCAGTTCCTCCGTTGAAGATCTTTCACCAACCATTG GTGTTGATTTTAAGATCAAAACGCTAACCGTAGGTGGGAAGAGATTAAAACTTACAATTTGGGATACAG CTGGGCAGGAAAGGTTCAGGACTCTAACAAGTTCTTACTATAGAGGAGCACAAGGAATTATTCTTG tttatGATGTCACAAGGAGAGAAACCTTTACAAACTTATCTGAAGTGTGGTCTAAGGAATTGGAACTCTATTCAACTAACCAAGAGTGCGTCAAGATGCTAGTTGGAAATAAAGTTGACAGA GATTCTGAAAGGGCTGTGAGCAGAGAAGAGGGATTAGCCCTTGCTAAAGAATTGGGATGTTTACTTCTTGAATGTAGTGCTAAAACTCGAGAAAATGTGGAGAAGTGCTTTGAAGAACTCGCTCTTAAG ATAATGGAAGCACCTAGTCTATTGGAAGAAGGATCAACAGCAATAAAAAGAAATGTTTTAAAACAGAAACAAGAACCACAAGCACCACAGAGCGGCAGCTGTTGCTCTTGA